TTTTCTCTATTATTATATCAGAAATTATTTTTTCATTTGCTAAATATTTTCTATAACTTTCCCTTTGTGTCTCTTTAATTCCTGTCTTTTCATAATCAGATATTAAGAATGATACTTTCCACTCTCTATTAAATAATTTTACTTTATTGTCTTTTTCCCAATCTATATTAAAAATTATATCTCCAAATACTTCATCATTATATTTTTTTATTTCTTTATTCTTATCTATTCCATAAAAATATTTGGCAATATCTACTTTCATATTACATATATCATCAAAGTCTATTTCTGCTACTATTTCCTCGTCTATATCTATATTAAAATCAAATTCAATAAATATAGAACCATCCTCCCTAAAATAATAACTTTTTGGTTTTATTAAATCTGCTATTTTTTTATAACTATTTAAATAATCGCTAAAAACAGAGTATTCTGAAAATAAGTCCAAATTTCTTTCTATACAATCTTTTATTTTTTCCAACATTATATCAGATATCATTTTTTCATTTAATAAATATTTTCTATAACTTTCCTTTTGTATTTCTTTAATTGCTGTGGCTCCCGAATTAACTATTCTAAATGCTATTTCATATTCTCTATTAAATAGCTTTATTTTATCATTTTTTCCCCAATCTATACCAAATACTAATCCACCAAATACTTCATCTTTACATTCTTTCATTTATTTTCCCCTTTATTTTCATAATTTTTTTGTACTATTCTACTTGTATGTACCACATTAGAATGTATTTCTCTTGGAACTAGTTGCATTCTACTACTTAAATCAACTTCAAGCCAAGTAAGTTTTTCTAATATTTTAATATTCTTTGGTTCATTATTATTTGTAGGAGAATTTATTTGTCATAATTTTCTTTGTACTCAAACATTTCCATTATTTTTTCGCCCAATTCTTTTGCACTTGGTTTTTCATTAAAAATATATCTATATTCATTACCATTAAAATCCTCAAACGGAGAATAACCATGTCCATCTTTCATTTTTAATTGTAATTCATATTTATTTTCATAAAATTCAAAACTTATGAGATTATATACTGACGCTACTTTTGAATCGCTAGAACAATTATAAAAACTTTTACTCC
This portion of the Oceanivirga salmonicida genome encodes:
- a CDS encoding osmolarity sensor protein EnvZ; this translates as MCIYKEKKEKDFRMIILPSGKSKIGLIAEKNYGVTSFLSKKDSKKTGELSLWALEQCDDEIIEYSTDIKWSKSFYNCSSDSKVASVYNLISFEFYENKYELQLKMKDGHGYSPFEDFNGNEYRYIFNEKPSAKELGEKIMEMFEYKENYDK
- a CDS encoding DUF6985 domain-containing protein; this encodes MKECKDEVFGGLVFGIDWGKNDKIKLFNREYEIAFRIVNSGATAIKEIQKESYRKYLLNEKMISDIMLEKIKDCIERNLDLFSEYSVFSDYLNSYKKIADLIKPKSYYFREDGSIFIEFDFNIDIDEEIVAEIDFDDICNMKVDIAKYFYGIDKNKEIKKYNDEVFGDIIFNIDWEKDNKVKLFNREWKVSFLISDYEKTGIKETQRESYRKYLANEKIISDIIIEKIEDYIKKSFEFLSEYCDLTNYLNGNEKTIDLVRPMYYVFEENGDILIEFEFTVNKEYVEKGIMAKINFNNIYDIEVDIPELFL